The Pelagicoccus albus genome includes the window TGTGAGAGGTAACCGAATAGGTTGAGCCGGTAGTTGCATGTGATGGATACGATTCCTTGCTTTGCCATGCTCGCCCCATCGTAGCGACGTTCGGAGCTTCCTCCCGCGACTGCCCCGCCTCCGTAAAAGTAGAGGAGGACCGGATAAAGCTCCTCACTCGCTTCGGAGGGTGCCCAAATGTTAAGGTAGAGGCAATCTTCGCTCATGATCTCCGAGCGGAAGGACATGTCGCCGAAGACGGGAGCTTGCACCGGACGGGGTCCGAATTTCTTCGCTTCGCGGATGTCGTCCCACTTCTGCATGGGTTGGGGAGCTTTCCATCTCAGGGCTCCGACGGGCGGTTGGGCGAAGGGGACTCCGAGGTAGAGATCCAAATTGGATTCAGAATCATGCAGGCCTTCCAAAATGCCAAGGGGCGTGGTCGCTCTCGGGGCGGAAGAGTCGTTCGCGGAAAGGGAGGAAGCGTTATGATTGAGCATTAGGCAGAAGGCTAGGGCGGCGAGGCACCGCTTGGCAGGCAATGGCATGGGTTTCATTTACTGGTAATCTCCGAGGTGAGGACGAATGTTTTGAAGGGGGTGATTAAAGAGTTACTGTGCTGGTCGCCGCGTGTCCAATTTCAATCTTACCGGATGCTACGGAATCTGCCGGCTGAGACCTGTTTGTATCATGCTTCCATACGAAAAACGCCGGCTCTCGAAGGAGGCCGGCGGGGCATTTGAAAGGCGAAAGGCTATTCGGTTTAGCCGTTGTAGCTTTCGTCGCTCACGGGTTCCAGCCAATCCACTGCGGTGCCATTTTCGGCCTCTTGGATGGCGATATGACTCATGCAGACCAAGCCGGGGCCTCGCATCCGGCAAATCGGATCGGCTGGCAGCCATACCCGTCAGATTTCGTCAGCCATAAAATGGATACGGGATAACGTTACCGAAAAGCTCAGCGTGGAGGATCTCGCATCCCGCGTTGGCATGAGCGCTTCAACCCTACACCAGCATTTCAAGTCGCTAACCGCTCTGAGTCCTCTGCAGTATCAGAAGCGGCTACGTCTCAACGAGGCACGACGTCTGATGTTGGTCGAGGGAGTGGATGCGGCGACGGCGTCGTTTCAAGTTGGATACGAAAGCCCGTCCCAATTTAGCCGAGAGTACAGCCGACTGTTTGGAGCTCCACCGCTTCAAGACATCAAAAAAGTCGCTTTGGCCTCGGTCGGCAAGGATCAGCAGGCCGGCTAATTTTGTTTAATTCCTCAGCAAAGGTTGCGAATGCTCCCTTCATTCGGAATAATGGGAGCATTCTTTTATCATCTAAAGTCAGGCGGAAGTTTGTTCAGCAGGCCGCGGGTTTCTTTGGATTTCTAGCATCAGAAGCAACAAAGGAAGCCCGAGGGAGACCCCGACACTCAAAGTCGCAATTATCGGAATCCAAGCGTATTTGAGCGAGTGTTTGCGCCTTTCATGTAGCGCGAATGAGAAGAGGGCTGCCGCCGAAACAACAACATCCAGCCAAGCGAATTGACTGATTCGAGATGCCGCTATCTCGGACAGAAACAGGTTAAGAGCGAATCCATTTTCGCGAAGCCAAGTGAGGAAAGGTATCAGCGGAAGGATGGTCCCCAATAGGCAAAAACTCAGGTACAGCCGTTTCATTCGGTAGTTCGCTAACGGACTGATTAGGTCACTGCAAACCTCAAGCTTACTCAGAGAGGGCGGGAGTTACGTAGAATGTCTCTCCGTTGAATTCTCTTTTGCTCCATGCGTTAGATGGTGAGGGCAAGGAAGATGCGAGCTCGGAGATAACTGACTGCAATGATTCGTTTTCAGATTCGAGCTTTGTTACTTTTTCTTCAAGGGCTATCAGTCGCTGCTCCAGCTCGGAGAGACTGGGGCTGCCTAGTGAAAGGTTTGTAGTCTGGCTCTCGCTTTGGGGAAGGAGAAAGATAGAGGTGATCGCCAAAAGGCCGAGGGGGATGATCGTTTTTCTTTTCATTTGGGTTTCTCTTCTTTTGTGCATTTCTTCTGCGGGTTCGAAAACGAGTTGGTCCGTTCGGTTTGTTATAATGGTGTCCCTTAACTTTTGACCCGAGTTAGTCTCTATCCATTAACAAAGCGGCTGCAGAGTTCGAGGCGATTTCCGCAAGGATCCTCGAAAAACATAGCGTAGTAAGTGGGTGAATACTCCGGGCAAAAAAGGGGGCCTTCGATGTTTTGAGCTCCCGCTGAAGCGACGACTAGGGCTACCTGATCGAGCTCTTCCTTTGAATCCATCCAGAAGGCAATGCGAGTGGCATTGGAGTTGTGCTGGGAGTCTTCGATTATCCCGATGAACTCTGGCTTCGGATGCTCGCTCGCTGTTCCAAAGGCGATTCCGATAGGCGTTTCGCAATACTCGGAAAAGCCGATGGCGGGCAGGAAGGCTGCGTAGAAGGGCCTTGCCTGCTCCATACTTCGAACTCGTAGATCAATATGATCAAATAGTCGTTTCATCGTTTTCCTCTCTTTCGCGATGCTCGATATCTTGTCGAGACTAGCTATTCCTCTTAGGCTGCAGAAGGTCCCATTGGTTCCCGTAAAGATCTTTGAAGACTGCCACCGTGCCGTAGGGTTCCTCTTTGGGCTCCCGCGCGAATTCGACCCCGTTGGATTTATAGGCTGCATAGTCTCGAGCGAAGTCATCTGTATAGAGGAACAGGAATACTCTCCTGCCTGTTTGGTTGCCTATGTGGGATCGCTGTTCTTCGTTGTCCGCTCGCGCCAGCAGTAACCTGCACTCTCCCTCTCCAGGAGGCTTGATTACCACCCATCGTTTATTTTGCTCCGGGATGAACACATCTTCCTCCAGTGTGAAGCCCAGCTTACCTACGTAGAAAGCGAGGGCTTCATCGTATTCTCTTACCACGAGGGAGATGAGGGCGAGTCGTTGGTTCATTCCTTTTTATCTAGGTCTTGTATGCATTCTGGCAGGACAGCGTCCTCTGTTAGGTTCCCGTACATGGTACCTTCAGGCTCATCGATAAATTCCT containing:
- a CDS encoding helix-turn-helix domain-containing protein, with product MQTKPGPRIRQIGSAGSHTRQISSAIKWIRDNVTEKLSVEDLASRVGMSASTLHQHFKSLTALSPLQYQKRLRLNEARRLMLVEGVDAATASFQVGYESPSQFSREYSRLFGAPPLQDIKKVALASVGKDQQAG
- a CDS encoding DUF2834 domain-containing protein, whose product is MKRLYLSFCLLGTILPLIPFLTWLRENGFALNLFLSEIAASRISQFAWLDVVVSAAALFSFALHERRKHSLKYAWIPIIATLSVGVSLGLPLLLLMLEIQRNPRPAEQTSA
- a CDS encoding VOC family protein; protein product: MKRLFDHIDLRVRSMEQARPFYAAFLPAIGFSEYCETPIGIAFGTASEHPKPEFIGIIEDSQHNSNATRIAFWMDSKEELDQVALVVASAGAQNIEGPLFCPEYSPTYYAMFFEDPCGNRLELCSRFVNG
- a CDS encoding VOC family protein — its product is MNQRLALISLVVREYDEALAFYVGKLGFTLEEDVFIPEQNKRWVVIKPPGEGECRLLLARADNEEQRSHIGNQTGRRVFLFLYTDDFARDYAAYKSNGVEFAREPKEEPYGTVAVFKDLYGNQWDLLQPKRNS